In the Neodiprion virginianus isolate iyNeoVirg1 chromosome 2, iyNeoVirg1.1, whole genome shotgun sequence genome, CTGTTAATAAATTCAATACTATCGAAAATGGTGGGGGATAGTGAAATATTCATGGAACGATGCTGtagtttttttataatattttattctgaTAAATAGTGCTACAAAAAATTCGTATAAATTAATGTGACAATTTTTAGTTAGTATGGAAATGAATCGACACacgaatcattttttattcatttatgaTACATTAATTCTTATAAAATCAGGTATATTGTTATACTTGTACAGAAATATTGGGCACTACGTGTCTGCTTATATGAGTATtaggtattattataaattcaaaTCCGAGTTTGAGCTATTATCCAAAAATTAAACCTAAGGAAACTTAATTTAGGGTTCAAATTTGTTAAACAATATCGGTAATACAAGAATACACATATTTTACTTTCTCATTTACAACCAGAATGTTTATTCCtgcgttttattttttacatatcCAATCCCGAGATCAcggtgaaattcaaatttgaatcgaAACTACCGCCAAAATCCTGATCACGTGATTTCGGGAAATGAGGCGCGTATCGATCGCATATGCGCAGTAATCAAATGATTATGCTGGTGTCTGAAGTGGTTGTGGTGTGGTTGTGGTGAATTAATGACGTTGATAGAGGTTATGAGTTTTGTTTTACTGATCTCATTCCATTTTAGAGGAAAATAACAAGGTAATAAGAATGAACTCTGGTCAGTTTCACcgtgtttttaaaaatcatgatAGAATTTTGCGACAAATTTTCATGCGCTTTTTTTCCACTCCGCGTTTCTCATTCTTCTAAACATTATCAAAGTCTTAATATTGTCTTTTCTGCAGTATTGATATGTAACTAACAAAATTGAGATAAGAATTATTTACGTCAATTATCGTAACTATCGGTACGAGTCTatcttgaaattatttccttatttgtAGTTCTATTTATCTTGGCCTCCAGAAAAATTTCCCCTCAACAGGCTTGATTTAGTAAGTTATGATTTTTACGTAATAGATGtttgaaaaagagaataaGTAACAATCCCATTTTAATGTCAATGTAGCTAGGCAAATTATTTTGCATTTGGTAAGCctcaattatcattttctgaAAGTACACTTGTTTACAGATCTGTAATTAGGTATGCGAAGTAAATAAAGAAGAGGTTCGGAGGCAGTTGTGTTTTATATTTAGGTTCATAAGGACCGTTTGACAGCTTTGtggtaattgaaaatattttattgtttgttCAATTACTACTAAATTAAATCAACAAAACGTAAGTTTCACATTAGgctttcattttcaaaccaAAACTGAAGATCGTATAGGAATTATTTGACAATTTGTCTACATTATAAAGCTTGGATTTTTAGGAttcaaaatgaagaaatttaaGAGAGCGCAAGCACAAAATCAAGCGGCGATCGAAAGGCACATGGTTACACATCCTATGGTAGAATCGTCGAGcgacgaagaagatgaaacTGGGCAAGAGATATTGGAACAAGCTGTTGGAAAGGTCCTGACTTCCTACCAAGATCAAGGTGGAGATCCTGAAAAAATCCTATCTTATTTGGCTGATACTTTTCAATCTAACGGCGCTGTTTGCTTGATATGTATTTCGTCGGTGAAGAAAACAGACCCGGTCAGTGTGAATGAAGAATTTGTCATGATAACACTCTCATCGCTGTTCAACcagtagaaaaatgttttgtcATGTTTTATCctaataaattattgatgcAGATATGGAGCTGTACCATGTGCTACTCATTTATGCATCTCCCGTGCATTCAGCACTGGATTCGAGACAGCCTTGCTTACAAGCGGGACCGTGGAATTTCTCAAGTATGGGCATGGTGGGTTCAATCAATTGTTAACTCGCTGTTAAATTCTGACAACTTTTGTTCTTTTCAAATCAAGTCTGATAAGCAAATAAATCTATGATCCACCTTTATTATCGATGTCCAGAGTTAATGACAATTGAGTCTGATTATTGCAGCCCAAAATGTCGTACAGAGTATGCCGAAGACGAGGCTCCGCAACACTATGAATGTTTTTGCGGAAAGACGAGAGATCCATCATATCAACCATGGTGCGTACCACATTCTTGCGGAGAAGCATGTGGAAAACTTCTCCAACCAAAATGCGGGCATTCCTGTGTTCTGCTATGTCATCCCGGACCTTGTCCTCCGTGTCCGAAAATGGTTTCTTCCAAATGCTACTGTGCCAAATCAGCCCCTCGTCCGAGACGCTGTAACGCCAAAGAATGGAGCTGCGGCGCTGTTTGCAGCAGGAATTTGAAATGCGGGAAACACACGTGCAGAGAAATGTGTCATAGTGGCGAGTGTCCGCCATGTCCAGAGAAGGTTTCCGCGACTTGTCACTGTGGGAATAAGACCGAGCTGAGGCCATGTTTCGACACGGTGTGGCGATGCGATAAACCGTGCAGAAAATCCTTATCTTGTAACGTCCACGTTTGCCAAGACGTCTGCCATCTGCCCGGAGACTGTGGCGATTGCCTGACGGCCAAAAACAGGTCGTGTCCGTGCGGGAAGAGGAAGTACAAGATTTCCTGCAAGCAGGAGGCAGCGACGTGCGGTGATACTTGCGAAAAATTACTGGATTGCGGAGCACATTACTGCAACAAACGCTGTCATCTCGATAGCTGCGGGCAATGCTTGGAGGTGGTTACCAAATCGTGCAAATGCGGTGCTCACAAAAAAGAGATAGCTTGCGCCAAAGTGTTTCACTGCGACACGAAGTGTAAGCAGATTCGGTTGTGCGGACGGCATCCGTGCAATAAAAAATGCTGCGACTGCGtgaagaagaataatttcaatccttGCGAAAAGACTTGCGACCGTACTTTAAGTTGTCGCAAACACAAATGTTCCGCTCCTTGCCACAGCGGCCCATGCTATCCCTGCCAGAGGACAGACACTATACAGTGTCGATGCGGTTCAAGCAAAATTGTCATACCTTGTGGTACAGCCAAGAAGATTAAACCACCTCACtgtaataaaatgtgtaaaattCCACCGATTTGCCACCATCCAAAACGAGAGTCGCACAAATGCCACCAAGGACAGTGTCCACCCTGCAAGAAACAATGTGCCTTGGCGCATAAAAAGTGCGGTCACATTTGCCCAGTGCCCTGTCACACCAAGGTATGGGTAAAGGTGAATGGTATAACTCAACCAGCTGGGCCGTGGGAAAAACAGAGGGACAAGATGCAGCTGAAAACTCTGCCTTGTCCACCCTGCCAAGTTTCAGTAATGGTCACTTGTTTAGGTGGGCATGAAACTTTGCCGTGGCCGTGCCACAAGGCGGTATCAAGCTGTTGCCAAAGGCCTTGCGGACAATTGTTGAGCTGCACAAATCATACCTGCATGTTATTGTGTCACGTTGTACAAGCGTCGGGAGACAATGGACAACCAACGCCATGTGAAGAATGCGAAAAGCCGTGCGTCATACCCAGACCTCAAGGATGCACTCATACTTGCCCCAGCATCTGTCATCCGGCTCCTTGTAAACCCTGCAAACAAATCGTACGACTTCCTTGTCACTGCAGCATCAATACTTTGTATATTCGCTGCTCTGAGCTCACTTCGGCTAACGAAGAGACTAAGAAGGAGATGTTCAAGTGTGGAAATCAGTGTCCTAAGAATGTAAGTATCGTCGTAATGATACCATCATTGGTATacgatttcaaaaaaactCGACACTTAATATTGTACTGTAAAGATaacttgaattaaaatttgttgTTTACATTCCACAGTATCCATGCGGGCATCGTTGCATAGATGATTGTCATCCAGGATCGTGTGAACGAGCTGAAGAGTGtaataaaaaagtgaaaatttggTGCAAGTGTAAAAGATTGAAGAAAGACATTTCTTGTCGCATTATAAGATCGGGCGGAGCTGTAGTTGAATGTGACGCTGTGTGtcaggagaaaaagaaagaacgaatTCAAGCCCAAGAGGCTGAGGcagagaggaaaaagagagaagaagaattgCGCAACCAAAGAGAGGtggaaaagtttgaaagaaaGTTCAAACCTAGACGTAAGTGTAAGGACAAGACGAATGACCAACCGCGCGTTAAGGAAACAAAGTTTAACTACCTTAAGTGGCTCGCAGCTATCTTGGTATTTGCCATAGCTTGCCTGGTCGCTTTTTATAGCGTGGACATGCAAATGGTACCTCATTAATTTCTATTGTACCAAAGAATAATACTTGGATTTCTCAATCGTTACGCAACAGGGATCTTGAAGTATCGTGGACTATTGTTTACTTTAGTAATTTATTGCTTATTTCATCccaatgaatttcaataataGGTCTGTTTCGACCAAATTGTGCGGTACAATATGATTGTATTACCCACATTCGGGTAGTTTATTATTCGAACATTAGATGTTATTACGTATTAGAGTCGCATTATGTGGTGCGAAAACTGTGTATCAAACCAGCAATGGTCCTTCCTTAATTTTGGAACAACTCGTGCACAGCAAGTATAAGGGTATAAACATAAGTGAATTTGGTGTCTGGAATTTTACAGTGTATGTTTTAGTCTTTATTCTGACgtgatatttattgttagattAAGAAAACTTTCATCTATCTATCTAGACAAGTACAAAATACAAGGcacaaaaatttcttacacattttaaatttaaatcaataGTATTTGATTGTTTAAGGGATACattgattaatttcattttggAAATGACCAGCCGAAAGGTAATCCAGGTAAATAGAAAtgttttgacaaaaattttaactgttagggaagaaaaaaattttacagaaaatttaatttctgcAGATTAAGTATACATTGACGCATAAACATTTAAtagtgattgaaataaatgtttgacAGTATTTGAAGAACATACTTTATTGATTAATCTTATCAGCGAAAATCTGAAAAGTACAAAATATTTGGCGACTAGATAGGGTGTAGCAGAATGTGAAAAGTGGGTGAAACTTATTCCACCTAATTTTAgtaattttgtaataattctAAGCATTGATGATCGTTGCATAATAATCAATGGCTCATCATTATTACACGATTTTTTATCACTTATCTCGACAGCTCTAAAGAGATTAATGCGAATACGTTGAACACGTGTAGtggttttagtttttcttaACTTTTTTCGAACTTATCACCTGACCTGTTTTCTTAGCATCAACTGCTTTGCCGTTGTTGTTACCACAGAGAAAACAGTTAGTAAAAACAGCGAATGCAGCTATAAAAATTGTCGCAAGAACAGTGATGTATTCAGTTCGATTTTTCAAGGGAGTTCCACATGCCGTGTACCAATGTGAACCGTGACGCGGCGGCTTTCCTCCTGGTAAACAATCCCAGCCGATGTAATCTTCTCGATTATTCTCTGTACACAGATATTTATTCTTGTAGAGGGTTTGGCCGAGAGCAGAAGTGATTCCTACTATTTCATCACACGGACCTATACGCTCATGGAAACCAATAGATACTTCTTTGGAGGGATCGCCAATAATTGTTAAACCTAGACGATGGAAACAATTGTCGTGTTAAATTGACGCTTGCATAAGtgtttttcaaatgttttatGCGTACTCACCGAGGAATAACGAGTAATACACCAGCAAATATACTGGGATTATATAGTCGATTGTTCTCTTACTGACAatggaatttttcttcaagctACACCGGTCGCCGCTCCATGCGAGAACCAGGAATacagtaaataaaaagaagaaagtcACTTCCGAATGAATGCCGTAGTGGTCGTGGAGAGGATGGTAAAGAGGCAAGAACAGCAGGACTCC is a window encoding:
- the LOC124299189 gene encoding NF-X1-type zinc finger protein NFXL1 isoform X1 codes for the protein MNSGFKMKKFKRAQAQNQAAIERHMVTHPMVESSSDEEDETGQEILEQAVGKVLTSYQDQGGDPEKILSYLADTFQSNGAVCLICISSVKKTDPIWSCTMCYSFMHLPCIQHWIRDSLAYKRDRGISQVWACPKCRTEYAEDEAPQHYECFCGKTRDPSYQPWCVPHSCGEACGKLLQPKCGHSCVLLCHPGPCPPCPKMVSSKCYCAKSAPRPRRCNAKEWSCGAVCSRNLKCGKHTCREMCHSGECPPCPEKVSATCHCGNKTELRPCFDTVWRCDKPCRKSLSCNVHVCQDVCHLPGDCGDCLTAKNRSCPCGKRKYKISCKQEAATCGDTCEKLLDCGAHYCNKRCHLDSCGQCLEVVTKSCKCGAHKKEIACAKVFHCDTKCKQIRLCGRHPCNKKCCDCVKKNNFNPCEKTCDRTLSCRKHKCSAPCHSGPCYPCQRTDTIQCRCGSSKIVIPCGTAKKIKPPHCNKMCKIPPICHHPKRESHKCHQGQCPPCKKQCALAHKKCGHICPVPCHTKVWVKVNGITQPAGPWEKQRDKMQLKTLPCPPCQVSVMVTCLGGHETLPWPCHKAVSSCCQRPCGQLLSCTNHTCMLLCHVVQASGDNGQPTPCEECEKPCVIPRPQGCTHTCPSICHPAPCKPCKQIVRLPCHCSINTLYIRCSELTSANEETKKEMFKCGNQCPKNYPCGHRCIDDCHPGSCERAEECNKKVKIWCKCKRLKKDISCRIIRSGGAVVECDAVCQEKKKERIQAQEAEAERKKREEELRNQREVEKFERKFKPRRKCKDKTNDQPRVKETKFNYLKWLAAILVFAIACLVAFYSVDMQMVPH
- the LOC124299189 gene encoding NF-X1-type zinc finger protein NFXL1 isoform X2; amino-acid sequence: MKKFKRAQAQNQAAIERHMVTHPMVESSSDEEDETGQEILEQAVGKVLTSYQDQGGDPEKILSYLADTFQSNGAVCLICISSVKKTDPIWSCTMCYSFMHLPCIQHWIRDSLAYKRDRGISQVWACPKCRTEYAEDEAPQHYECFCGKTRDPSYQPWCVPHSCGEACGKLLQPKCGHSCVLLCHPGPCPPCPKMVSSKCYCAKSAPRPRRCNAKEWSCGAVCSRNLKCGKHTCREMCHSGECPPCPEKVSATCHCGNKTELRPCFDTVWRCDKPCRKSLSCNVHVCQDVCHLPGDCGDCLTAKNRSCPCGKRKYKISCKQEAATCGDTCEKLLDCGAHYCNKRCHLDSCGQCLEVVTKSCKCGAHKKEIACAKVFHCDTKCKQIRLCGRHPCNKKCCDCVKKNNFNPCEKTCDRTLSCRKHKCSAPCHSGPCYPCQRTDTIQCRCGSSKIVIPCGTAKKIKPPHCNKMCKIPPICHHPKRESHKCHQGQCPPCKKQCALAHKKCGHICPVPCHTKVWVKVNGITQPAGPWEKQRDKMQLKTLPCPPCQVSVMVTCLGGHETLPWPCHKAVSSCCQRPCGQLLSCTNHTCMLLCHVVQASGDNGQPTPCEECEKPCVIPRPQGCTHTCPSICHPAPCKPCKQIVRLPCHCSINTLYIRCSELTSANEETKKEMFKCGNQCPKNYPCGHRCIDDCHPGSCERAEECNKKVKIWCKCKRLKKDISCRIIRSGGAVVECDAVCQEKKKERIQAQEAEAERKKREEELRNQREVEKFERKFKPRRKCKDKTNDQPRVKETKFNYLKWLAAILVFAIACLVAFYSVDMQMVPH
- the LOC124299194 gene encoding uncharacterized protein LOC124299194 isoform X3 codes for the protein MVTTLKSGRRYVHLWVGIILHGIVVEAISYNLPDIDNFWHSQTPIILIGRRLPLHIILVYVVFIYNASIAVKQLRLPAWSEPFAVGLITVLIDIPYDIVSVRFLHWSWHATDPNIYDRHYFVPWNSYYFHAAFAASFTFFFHGTRRLFTESKEQWTASKSCFKETVCTVLPALLGMPGGVLLFLPLYHPLHDHYGIHSEVTFFFLFTVFLVLAWSGDRCSLKKNSIVSKRTIDYIIPVYLLVYYSLFLGLTIIGDPSKEVSIGFHERIGPCDEIVGITSALGQTLYKNKYLCTENNREDYIGWDCLPGGKPPRHGSHWYTACGTPLKNRTEYITVLATIFIAAFAVFTNCFLCGNNNGKAVDAKKTGQVISSKKVKKN